Sequence from the Meles meles chromosome 10, mMelMel3.1 paternal haplotype, whole genome shotgun sequence genome:
TTAGCTATCCCGCAATGACTCTCCATCCTTTCTTCATATGACTCACTGGTGGGATTGTGGAAATACACAGTTTGGTGACGATTGTACACGTTAAGCTACTGTAGCCCAAGATTTTCCTTCCAGGTGccaatttttctgaaaaatattgcTTGTTACCAGGTGATGTGAATGTTTATGATTGAACTGACTACTTAGGGCAAGGTGTTGACGTTTTGTTTCcagaattaaacaaaaatagtCTTAATTAAGATACTAATTTATTTCTTGAAGAAATGGGCTCTATGGATTATTATAGCACTAAGTGTATGGATAATGCAGGTGCCTCATTTCTAAACAAAAATGCTCAGAACCAGAGACTATCCTTGCACTTCAAAAAGTTTTCTACTTTCAGGTAGAGTCTTGGGcaattcacattttctttctttcttttttttttttttaagatcttatttatttatttgacacagagagagagagagatcacaagtaggcagagaggcaggcagagagagtgggggaagcaggctccctgctgagcagagagcctgatgtggggctcgatcccaggaccctgagatcatgacctgagctgaaggcagaggcttaacccactgagccacccaggtgccccaattcacaTTTTCTTATCAAACTTTACTGTCAGGTAATTTTTCTGACCTTTAAGTCATTCTCAAACAACACCTCAAAGGGAAAAGATTTGACCTAGGTAAAAGTTCTGTCTTCCCCTCACACAGACCCCATCTGCAATGCTCTATACAAAGCATTCTTTACCCGAGCATCTCTGAAGCTGTAGATGAAGGAATTCAGCATTGGACTGAAGAGACTATGAAATAGTGaaagattgttttctttctcctttctttgacTAGAATCTAGGATCATACAAACTACTATGGCAGTGACAAGGAAAAGCCCAATCCCACAGAGGTGGAAAGAACAGGTGGAGAAGTTTTCTTTTTGGCCTTCCCTAGACTGGATTTTCAGGATGGGCCAGAGGATGCTAGTATAGGAGACTAGCACCAAGCAAAGGggcccaaataaaataaatacacaggcAACAAAGACAACAGCTTCACGGATCCAGGTGTCAGCATAGGCCAGTTTGAGGACAGATAGGATTTCAGAGAAGACATGGTCTACATCCTGGGGCCAACAGAAGGGTAACCTTAGAAGGAGAATTACATGTACCAGAGTCAGAATAAATCCACACATCCAGGAAGCAATGGCCAAGACTGCGCACTCTCTCCAATTCATGATGATAGTGTACTGGAGGGGGTGGCAGATAGCCACAAACCCATCATAGGACATCGCCACCAaaatcagcatggagtctgcttcaggttctCCCCCCCGCcaacactctctctctaataagtaaataaataaaatctaaatagttttttaaaattaaaccttAGGATATATTCTTAGGAGTGGAGTGGCTGAATCAAAGGacacttttttcattttcttaagagacaaataaaggcaagaaaaatagaTATTTCAAAGCTTAACTTGGACAGGAATTCCTAAGTAGAAAAGGTGGCTGACTCTACAGTCTAGACTTTGTAAAGCTGAGCTCATCCTTCTCTTGTAGTTGTCTTACCTgaatgttgttttttattttttttaagattttatttattagagagagagagagagggagagaacaagtgcagggaggggcagaaggagagaatctcaggcagactccctgctgagtccaGAGCCCAACACTATGCTCTATCCCAAGGCTTAACCAACTTCACCACACCATtcaggcacccccccacccctccatggGTACTTAAATCTCTGACTCAAACTAGGGATAATATCCTATCTTGGGGTTATTCTTACGGTTACCTGAtaagtggaaaatgagaaaacagcagcaaaaaatgaaaacagagactcCTCAAACTTGGATTCAACCTGTGTGGTGCATATGGAGAGTCATAACTTGAAGGGAAGACTTTTTCACTCTAGCTGCCACTAGATACCAGTCAACTATCAGCCCCTTTGGATTGACTCGGTGCAGCGATTCTTTGTCCTAGTGCATGTGCTTCTGGTGTTGCTTCTGTGGTGGGGATACAAGGGCCCAGCCATCATGGTGCAACTGGTAGACCATAAGTGTTTCAGAGATGCCTGTGGGGTTGAATGAGCCTTTGTTACACTGACGTTGAAGGTTTCCTGCCTCCACCTCTATAACTGCTGATTCCTAATAAATATCCTAACAGTGAACTCCATCTCAGAGTCCACTTCTGGAGGATCCACTCTGGGATAATATGACTAAACCACATGCAGACCTTGATCCTCCCATAattatctatcatccatctatctatctatctatctatctatcatcatcatcatctatctatctttcaatcatctatcatctttttttcagtaatctctacactcaacatggggcttgaactcatgaccctgagatcaagattctcATGTTTTATTGActaccagccaggcacccccataaccACCAGCTTTAAGGTCTTTTCTCATCTTGTCCTCTGCCTTGATCTACCTGCTCTTGAATCTCAGAGGACTTGAAACACTTCAGACACACCTTGTCTTAGTAtctttctttttaggtttttGGAGTTCTCCAAATGGCAACTCCATCACATATACCACCCTTAATCTTCCTACGTGATACTCAGCTGCCACAACACAACAGATATATCACATATAATGccttatattgatatatatttcaCACTTACATAAAGTCAGACATGTGCAAGGCAGCCCTTGCTCATCTTGTAGCTCTGCCTTATAGAACACACGTTCTCCTTGTGGATCACAGCAGGGAAACAGAGGGAAGATGTTACCTCCTTACAACCACTGTAGCTTACAAATGGCAACATCACGTCTCAGATTTTTAGGCCAGAAACAATCATATATATTCATTCTAATTTCAAGGAAGCCTAGTTAATATAGGGAATTCCATGGATATTTTATAGTCTCTGTCTGTAACTTCCAAATATTTGGTGGAACTGGTTTTCACTGGCTTACTAACACTGATTATACTAATGCCTTTCCCACTTCATGCACAGTGGTGACAGCGGTTGCTTGAAATTGGCCCAGGTAGGAGTATTTACACTATAACATTGGCAAACTCTATAAATAAGGCCCCTTTTCTCCCTAGAAAGCTCACTGTTAAACATTTACCATTCCTcatacataataatttttttaaagattttatttatttatttgacagagagagacacagcaagaaagggaacacatgaggagtgggagagagggagaagcaggctccccaccgagcagggagcccgatgcggggctcgatcccaggaccccaggatcaggacctgaactgaaagcagacacttaacgactgagccacccaggcaccccaaacataataatattttaaaaaatctacccAATGTAGTgatttttctctcaattttagGGTCTACTCTAAgagttactctttttttcttttttaagatttttttatttatttgacagagagagaacacaagcaggcagagaggcaggcagagagagagggggaagtaggctccctgcctatcagagagcccgatgcagggctcgatcccaggactctgggatcatgacctgagccgaaggcagaggctttaacccactgagccacccaggcgcccctaagagtTACTCTTTTGCCTTATGTAACTGACATCAAAAGTAAGACTTAACTGGACCTTATCCACTACACAGAAGAGAATCAATTTATCATGCATTATTTAGCATAGCATATTAGCATTTGAATCTACATGGTAgatgttcttttattttgcacAGCTATAGCAAATTTTCTACATGAATAGTTCTCAGTACATCACTGTGGGCTAAATTCACTTGTACTAAAATTGTAATTTTTCTTCATATGTGTGGttttttggcttgtttttaaGACCCATGCAATAGGATGATCTGAGTGATGAAAACATATTGGCAGTGACTGTATAGTCTTCCATATATTTAACATGGAAATATATTGAACGGAGACTGCTGTGAG
This genomic interval carries:
- the LOC123951471 gene encoding olfactory receptor 2A2-like is translated as MSYDGFVAICHPLQYTIIMNWRECAVLAIASWMCGFILTLVHVILLLRLPFCWPQDVDHVFSEILSVLKLAYADTWIREAVVFVACVFILFGPLCLVLVSYTSILWPILKIQSREGQKENFSTCSFHLCGIGLFLVTAIVVCMILDSSQRKEKENNLSLFHSLFSPMLNSFIYSFRDARVKNALYRALQMGSV